The Methanofervidicoccus sp. A16 genome has a segment encoding these proteins:
- a CDS encoding bifunctional 5,6,7,8-tetrahydromethanopterin hydro-lyase/3-hexulose-6-phosphate synthase yields MLKFGEGVLGRDITAIVNVVLGKGETIDTVFTNALTKVPTPILANLRDNLIVKPLTLVVPKNTLTTDIQCNLLHGPIQYGVAKSVADMDLDEDLKLIVTVSVPDVPYTNLNKRKLFQYYYGATRLAITRALNDYPSKEKIKKEKYRALHPLVGFRDVRLERPPYLQVALDVPSMENVEYVLESLPPSDRIIVEAGTPLIKKYGIEVVEHIREIYDGFIVADLKTLDTGRVEVRMAFESTANAVVLSGTAPRETILKGIHECEKCGIMSYLDTINVRDPFALYNSLELKPDVLLLHRAIDEEGRVPIREYKDIDRGEKPLLGIAGGVTLDNIEELKKRYHIIVVGRGITKSRDPGRIARAIVNKLGDDIDQYRLYLEEDEDVPIK; encoded by the coding sequence ATGTTGAAATTTGGCGAAGGAGTTCTTGGAAGGGATATTACTGCTATAGTTAATGTAGTACTAGGTAAGGGAGAAACGATAGACACTGTATTTACAAATGCACTAACAAAGGTACCTACTCCTATTCTGGCAAATTTACGGGATAATCTTATAGTAAAGCCCTTAACTTTGGTAGTACCTAAGAATACCCTAACTACCGATATTCAGTGTAACCTCCTACATGGTCCTATACAGTACGGAGTGGCAAAATCTGTTGCAGATATGGATCTCGATGAGGATCTGAAGTTGATAGTTACAGTCTCTGTACCAGATGTGCCCTACACCAACTTAAATAAGAGAAAACTGTTCCAGTACTACTACGGTGCTACGAGATTGGCTATAACCAGGGCTTTAAATGACTACCCATCAAAGGAGAAGATAAAGAAGGAGAAGTACAGGGCACTACACCCATTAGTTGGCTTTAGGGATGTAAGGTTGGAGAGACCTCCCTATCTACAGGTTGCACTGGATGTGCCCTCTATGGAGAATGTGGAGTATGTGTTGGAATCCCTACCTCCAAGTGACAGAATAATAGTTGAGGCAGGTACTCCCCTTATTAAGAAGTACGGTATTGAGGTTGTAGAGCATATAAGGGAGATATACGACGGTTTCATCGTTGCAGATCTGAAGACGTTGGATACTGGGAGGGTGGAGGTAAGGATGGCCTTTGAATCTACTGCAAATGCTGTGGTTTTAAGTGGCACTGCACCGAGAGAGACAATACTGAAGGGTATCCATGAGTGTGAGAAGTGTGGTATTATGAGTTATTTAGATACTATAAACGTAAGGGATCCCTTCGCCCTATATAACTCCTTGGAGTTAAAACCTGACGTCCTACTTCTTCACAGGGCTATAGATGAGGAGGGCAGGGTTCCAATAAGGGAATATAAAGATATCGATAGAGGGGAGAAACCTCTCCTTGGTATAGCGGGAGGAGTTACCTTGGACAACATAGAGGAGTTAAAAAAGAGATACCACATCATCGTCGTAGGTAGAGGTATTACAAAGTCCAGGGATCCAGGTAGGATTGCAAGGGCCATAGTGAATAAATTGGGGGATGATATAGATCAGTACAGGTTGTACTTAGAGGAGGATGAGGATGTCCCTATCAAATGA
- a CDS encoding ABC transporter substrate-binding protein, protein MWKKIVGIGVVILAILMTGCTNTGTNQATSEEEVIKIGSLLDFSGPLSTYGIDIRNNLELSKEDIEEYFKKNNMPYKIEILAEDTRLDPNLALQKIQILRGKGVNIFVGPMSSGEVKTVLPYSLSNKIIAVSPSSTALPPLIGATSPEQKKYLYRFVASDNLQGEAIASLTADLGITDVVIFYRDDAWGKGLSEETKKNLPKYKVNIIDYIGYPSNPSPADWSPYITKLENSVKKVADSKGRDKVGVIFIGFEEGATLFSQIPEDSVLLNVKWIGSDGVAKSDKLLELKDKIAKVGMYSTIFESEGPKEYINRYSEKYGGTPTSYGLISYDTLWILTMAYVETLKSNNGKYDADVMTEKIKEVIQKYNNGEYGVEPLSGKIVLNEFNDRASGDYAIYAITEDGWKKVGTWRYETKKVEWKE, encoded by the coding sequence ATGTGGAAAAAGATAGTTGGAATAGGGGTAGTAATATTAGCCATTCTAATGACAGGTTGTACTAATACTGGTACAAATCAGGCTACATCAGAGGAAGAGGTTATAAAGATAGGATCTCTTTTAGATTTCTCAGGTCCTCTATCTACCTACGGAATAGATATTAGAAACAACTTAGAGTTGAGTAAAGAGGACATAGAAGAATACTTTAAGAAAAACAACATGCCTTATAAGATAGAGATATTAGCAGAAGATACTAGATTAGATCCTAATTTAGCCCTTCAGAAGATACAGATTTTAAGAGGAAAGGGAGTAAATATCTTCGTCGGTCCAATGTCCAGTGGTGAAGTTAAAACTGTACTACCTTACTCACTCTCCAACAAAATAATCGCAGTGTCTCCTTCATCTACAGCATTACCTCCACTGATAGGTGCAACAAGCCCTGAACAGAAGAAATACCTCTATAGGTTTGTTGCAAGTGATAACCTTCAAGGAGAGGCTATAGCAAGTTTAACGGCAGATTTAGGTATAACAGATGTTGTAATATTCTACAGAGATGATGCCTGGGGTAAGGGACTTTCAGAGGAGACTAAAAAGAACCTTCCAAAGTACAAGGTAAATATTATCGATTACATAGGTTATCCAAGTAACCCTTCACCTGCAGATTGGTCTCCTTATATAACAAAGTTAGAGAATAGCGTAAAAAAGGTTGCTGATTCTAAAGGTAGAGACAAGGTAGGAGTTATATTCATAGGATTTGAAGAGGGAGCAACTCTGTTCTCACAGATCCCAGAGGATTCAGTACTCCTGAATGTTAAATGGATAGGATCAGACGGTGTGGCAAAGAGCGATAAACTACTAGAATTGAAGGATAAGATAGCGAAGGTTGGAATGTACAGTACAATCTTTGAATCAGAGGGTCCTAAGGAATACATTAACAGATACAGTGAAAAATATGGAGGTACTCCAACATCCTACGGTCTTATATCCTACGATACTCTATGGATATTAACTATGGCCTACGTGGAGACCCTTAAATCAAATAATGGAAAATATGATGCAGATGTTATGACAGAGAAGATAAAAGAGGTTATCCAAAAGTACAATAATGGAGAGTATGGTGTAGAACCACTCTCTGGAAAAATAGTACTGAACGAATTCAACGACAGGGCCAGTGGAGACTATGCAATATATGCAATAAC